In the Alistipes provencensis genome, GGCCATCGCCGTCGTCCGCGTGAGCGGCCGGGAGGCCTTTACCCTCTGCGACAGGCTGTTCCGGGGCCGGAAGCCTTTGGCCGGAGCCGAAGGATACACGGTGCATTACGGGGAGATCATGGACGGCGACCGCATCGTAGATGACGTGCTGGCCACGGTATTCCGCGCGCCGCACTCCTACACGGGTGAAGATTCGGTCGAAATATCGTGTCACGGATCGTCCTACATCGTCTCGGAAATCCTCCGGCTGCTGACCGCCGCGGGCGGACGCATGGCCCAGCCCGGAGAGTTCACCATCCGCGCCTATCTGGCCGGAAAACTCGATCTCTCGCAGGCCGAAGCCGTGGCCGACACCATCGCCGCCTCGTCGCGCGCAGCGCATGCGCTGGCCTCGACACAGATGCGCGGCGGATATTCCGACGAACTGGAACAGCTTCGCGACAAACTTCTGAACCTCACCTCGCTGCTGGAACTGGAACTCGACTTTTCGGAGGAGGAGGTGGAGTTCGCCGACCGGACCGCGTTGCGCGAGACGATGCAGCGCATCGGGGCCGAGATCGACCGCCTGCGCAACTCGTTTTCACTGGGCAACGCCATCAAAGAGGGTGTCGCCGTGGCAATCGCCGGAGCCCCGAACGTGGGGAAATCGACGCTGCTGAACCGGCTTCTCAACGAGGAGCGCGCCATGGTCTCGGAGATCGCCGGCACGACGCGCGACGTAATCGAGGAGCGGGCCAACATCGGCGGCATCCTCTTCCGGTTCCTCGACACGGCGGGCATCCGCTCGACCGACGACCGGTTGGAACGTATGGGCATCGAGCGCACGATGGAGAGCATCCGCCGGGCGCAGATCGTCATCCACATGATCGACGCCCCGACCCTCGCGGGAACACTCCCCGAACCCGATTTCACGCTCCGCCCCGACCAGAAAATCCTGACCGTCGCAAACAAGATCGACAAGGCTTCCGCATCGCTGAATCTTCCCGAAAACATCATCGCTATCTCGGCCAAACAGGGCACGGGCATCGACCGTCTGTGCGACGCCCTGCATCGGACAGTCGACACCGAAGCACTCTACCACGGCGATCCGGTCGTTTCGAACAGCCGCCATTACGAAGCCCTCACAACGGCCCGCGAAGCCCTCGACCGGGCCCTCGACGGCCTCGGCAACGACCTCCCCGCCGACCTGCTGAGTGAGGAAATCCGTCAGGTCATCCACCATCTCGGCTCCATCACCGCCCGCGGCTCCATCGCCCCTGACGAGGTTCTCCAAAACATCTTCTCGAAATTCTGCATCGGCAAATAGAAGCCGATAAACAACGATTATTACTTATTAACGACAATCACTTAGGCGCTCATACAGAGCGTCTTTCGTCGTTTGTGATTTTCCGTCGGTACTCCTGCGCGTCCTCTTTTACCCCCTTTTTTCGCCCCCGTTTCGCCCTCGGCACCTCCTGCCGGGCAGGGCTTCCGTTTTCGTCTCCGAGGTTCTGGAAAATTGCAACAGACTGCAACGAGGCGCAACGTACAGCACCGAGCTGCAACAAAATGGGTGACAGTAAGAAAGGAGGCCTACGATGAGCAGTAGCCTCCAATACCAGAAAATCTGCATCTTCTGCGGGCGCGAATTCATCGCCCAAAAATTCACGACCGAATACTGTTCGCACGCGTGCTCCCAGCGAGCATACAAACAGCGCAAGCGGGAACAAAAAATGGAAAAATTCCGCATTTCTCCCACCGAAGTTTCGGTGCCGGAACCTATTCTTCAGGACAAGGAGAGAGAATACCTCAGCTGTGAACAGGTGGCAGACCTAATGGGAATCTGCCGCACAACGGTATACCGGTATTGTATTTCAGGAAAAATGAACTGCATCAAGATGAACCGAAAAATATTTATCCAGCGAAGCGACATACGCGGGTTGTTCGAACACCCGCAGCCCTACAAGGTCAAGCCCCTCTACCGGAAGCCTATTACCGAATTTTATTCCATGCGGGAGATTACCGAGAAATACGGCGTTTCAGAATCTATGGTCTACAACATAGTCAGTACGCAACGAATCCCGAAAGGGCTAAGCCAGGGCAAAACCATCTACAGCAAAAAACACGTCGACAAACATTTTGCCGCCAAGCTCCCCGATCCGCAGGTTGCTGAGTGGTACACCGTGGAGGAGATTCGGGAGAAGTACGGCATGAGCCTGTCGGCTGTCTACTCGTTCACCTCGGAATACGGCATTCCCCGCAAAAAGAACGGAGGCAAAACCTATTACTCGAAGGCGCACACCGACACGCACCTCAGGATGCGTCAACCCGACCCTACGATCAAGGAGTGGTACAGCATGGAGGAAATAATCGCGAAGTACGACCTCACACCCGGCTTCGTGTCGAACCTGATCTACAAGAACCCAATCCCGAAAATCCGGCGTGGCAACAAGGGCTACTACTCCAAGGCGGATTTCGACCGGCTCGTCCGCGAGAAACAGCTCGTGCCGGAGTACTACACCGTCGAGGAAGCGATGGCCAAATACAACCTGACGCGGGACCAGCTCTACCATTATGTCCGCTTCCACAATATTCCGAAAATCCAGGAGGGGCGCTACATCAAAATATCCAAACCGGAGCTGGACGTCCTCTTCGCACAACCGAACACACTTTAACACTTATATTATTATGGGAACAAAAATCACATTGCGGCGCAAGCCAATCACCCGCGGGCGGGAATCGCTCTATCTGGAATTCTATCCGGCCATCCGCTGCCCCGAGACCATGAAGATGATTTACAAAGAGTATCTGGGCATCTACATCTTCCAGAATCCGCAGAACCTGATTCAGAAAGAGTACAACGACGAGATGCTGCTCAAGGCCGAGGGCATTCGCTCGATGCGCGTGCAGGCGGTCATCAACGAGCAGTACGGCTTCCTCGACAAGCACAAACTCAAAGGCGACTTCCTCGCCTTCTTCCGGAGCGTCGTCGCGCGCAAAGACCCGAAGTGGCGCATGGTCTACCGCCATTTCGAGCGGTTCGCGGGTGGCAAATGCACCTACGGCGAGGTCACGGTCGAGCTGTGCCGCAAATTCCGCGAGTACCTCACCACCACGCACCAACTGAAGTTCACGAAAAAGAAGATGCGCCGCAACTCGGCCGCCAGTTACTTCTCAACATTCCGCGCCCTGCTGAAGGTCGCCTACCGCGACAAACTGATCCGGGAGAACGTCAACGACTTCCTCGAAAAGCTCGAATACGAGGATACCCGGCGGGAATTCCTGACGCTCGACGAACTGAAACGGCTGGCCGACACGCCGTGCGACATCCCGATGCTGCGGCGCGCGGCGATCTTCTCATGCTTCACGGGGCTTCGCATCAGCGACATCCTGCAACTCGAATGGAAAGACATTTCGCAAGCCTCGGACGGCGGTTGGTGGATGCGTATCCGCACCGAAAAGACCGAGACCGAAGCCACGCTGCCCATCAGCGACGAGGCGTTGGAGTACTGCGGCACGCCGGGCACGGGCAAGGTGTTCGCCGGATTGGAGCGTTCGATGACTCAGCATCCCTTATTTAAATGGATTCGCAAGGCGGGTATCGAGCGCCACATCACGTTCCATTGCTTCCGCCACACGTTCGCCACGCTCCAGATTGCGCTCGGAACCGACATTTTCACCGTCAGCAAGATGCTCACCCACCGCAATGTCTCGACCACGCAGATCTACGCCGAACTGGTCAACGAGAAGAAACGCGAGTCGGCAAATAAGATTTCACTTAAATAACTGATGCTGAACGATGCGAGTAATAGCTGGTAAATTTTTTCGATTTTTTCACCGATTTGCAAACCTTCCCCCAGACAGCGACCTATTCTTATATACAAACTATGAATTATGCAGCAAACAGAACTCTCTTTCGACCGGTTACCGGAGGCCATAGCCCGCTTGATCGACGAAGTGGCACAACTCCGCGAATCGCTCCAACGCCTCGGGAAACCACCATCCGCCCTATCCCGTCCTATTGGGATCGACGAGGCGTGCGCCATCGTGATGAAGGCCAAACCGACCGTCTACAAACTCGTGCATCAGGGCTTGATCCCCCACTGCAAGATCGGCCACAAACTCTACTTCCAAGAGGACGAGTTATTGGAGTGGATTGCCAAAGGTAAGAAAAAAGGCATTACGGAGACAAAATCCGACATCGAAACTCAAATGCTGCGAGGCGTTAAACATAAACCCCAATCATTCACATTTTAATTTTTCAAACGATGAAAACAGCTATCAGTACCACCGCATCGAAAATAATTATGGTTTCTAATCTTTAACAAAATTGTAACGATGAAAATGAAAACAAATCCAATGAACGAAAGAGGCTTTATCGAAATCAAAAGAGATGAGCAAGGACAAACAAATGTAGAAATCTTACTTGCCGATCATACTTTATGGTTGAGCAAACAACAGATGGCTGATTTACTCGAAGTACGAGTGAGTGTGATCAGCAATAGTTTACAGACTATAATTCAGAGCGGAATTTTACAAGAGGAGGCGGTTTCTTGTGTTCATAAAGATGGTCGTCAGCGTGAAGTCATTTTATATAACCTCGATGCGTTCATTTCAGTTTGCTTTCGGATCAATTCACAGAATGCCGAAGCTGTACGAGAATGGGCGATGAAAACAATATGGGGTTTTTGTAGATTTAAATACCAAGAGCTGATGATGGAATCTTTTGGTAAAAAAGAGAAGAAATACATCGTTAGTTAACTGGTAATGAGAGAGAAAAAAAAGCGACGCAGGATTAGGTTTAAAAACGGGACTCGAACCTTCTACTCCAACTATAACAAGGTTGTGCTCTCTGAATTAGACACTTATTTATCCATAAATAATAGATTTAAATGCACGAAAAATATAAATGAGGTACGATTTACACACAACTTTTTTCAAAAGCAAAAGTCACTGACAAACAACAATATACATAATTCCTAACAAATTGGTCCCATTTTCTACTGCCTTCTATTCCTCAATTTTATTACATAACGCCATTAAGTAACCTCTCTAAGCAAAATTGAGACTGTAACCGCATAAGGCTTCTATCTAAGATACCCATATCCTCATTGATTTTATCATCTAATATCTGAGCATATACTTGAGTAGTCCGAATTGTTTTATGACCTAAAACTTTGCTTAGAGTTTCTATTGGCAGGCCATTCGACAAAGCAACCGTTGTTGCAAAAGTATGCCTAGCAGTGTGAACGGTTATCCGTTTGTGTATTTCACAAATCGACGCAATTTCCTTTATATATTTATTGAAATTGGCATTACTAATTACCGGTAGTAACGATTTTCCTTTACGGAAGTTACGATACTTTTCGAGTATTCTGGTCGGTAACTCCATAAGTTTTATGCGAGACTCGGTTGATGTTTTTAATCGCTTCATTATTATCCACTTTGTACCATCGCTACCGATATGGATATCTCTATTATTCAGTTTTAAAAGATCCGCATAACTCAACCCGGTAAAGCAACAAAATAGAAAAATATCACGTACCCTATCCAATCGTCGAGAGTCTAATCGCACACTTATTACCCTCCCAAGTTCATTCTCATTTAAGAAAACTCTTGCCGGAGTATCTGACTTAGTTTTGTGATACCGAAAAGGATTATGTTGCATTATCCCTTCTTCTATCGCAATGAGAATAATTCTTTTAAAGATTTTAACCAACTTACCGACAGAGCTATGCGACATTCTATATTTTATCTGAAGAAAACTTTCGAAATTCAATATGAATTTTAATGTTATACGCTGGAAGGACACGTCATGTACATTATAAGTCATCAAAATATACTCTTCCAACCTGCGCACTGTCAGTTCGTATTTGTTATGAGTTGATTGTTTGATACCATATCCGATCTGTCGCTTCCGATTCTCATTCCAGTCCCGAAAGAAAAGTAATAACATAGAATCTCTGTTTATACTTCCGAAAATATCACTCTTAATCAAATGTGGAGATACATTTTTCGAGGTATTAATTCTTGTATTGTAAGATAAGATTATCCTGGCCCGCAAATAATCAAGAAGAGAGTTTAGTTCTATCGCTTCTAGTGAGTCCCCTATGGCTTTATGCTTTGCTACATTCCATAGTTCAGAGCGAACCTTATAGGTCGTACTAAATTGACATTTCTGCCCGCATATAGTAATACGAGCGTAGATCATCCATTTTTCTTGATTCTTGTTTCGTGGTTTTTTAGCATAAAAGCCTACCTTAAAAGTGTTTTTCATAACTACTTTGTTTTATTAATTTTGTGCCATATAGCAAAACAAAGTAACATTTAATCGTATATTTTCATCGAAAACAGAGAGGCGAATAAAATGCTCTATTCTCTATTATTCATTAATAATATTTTTCCACTGTCAATAATTTGGGATTTGATTAAACATACAAGAACGCTCTGCATTCACCCAAGGCCGACTCATACATTCTTGTTTAGTTATCACTCTTTCTCTCGACAATCTATTACAATAATCATATCTTTCACATATCAAAGAGTCTGTATTTGAATCAAAACATTCTAAGAGAATTTCGTCCTCTAATAAACTTGCAGATTCTAAATAAGCTCTCCTCTTTGGGAGGAATTGATTCTGGATTTGACGAAATAGAATCAATACATGGCGGACCATAAATAATCCCCTGGGACCATTATAGTTTCGAGATTATGAATCTGATCTTGATAAAATAATCTCAAGTATAATTATTCACCTCTGAATGCTTCTTTTTTGCAGTTATCAAAAATCATCCGATAGTAAATCAACTCTGTGCCAGCTAAAAGATCTTACATGATCAACAAATTATCCATCATAATATGTAACATTTTATAAGAAAGCCTCACTTTACTCTCATATGTTCTAGAATAATCTCGCATTCTGATACAGAATATAATACTCTCCCATCATTGATTCTTTGTCCTTTTACGAGCTTTAGCATATCAAAGAATACCACCCCGGATTAAGAAAGTGTAAAGAAGAATAACATATTGCAATTACAACATAATACAATAACCATAAGTCACTCGAATCTCCGACACATAGAACTTGTATCCTATTTCAATATATTTCGCGCATCCAACACCCTACCAAACATATCAATCTCTCTTTTAGAAATCCCCAATCGTATTGCCAGTTCTCGCCAACCTTTCACAGCACCAATCATCTCCGAAATAATCTTCTCTGCAGTCTTTTGGTTGAGCATATATTTTTCACAAGCATCAAATAAAATACTAAGGTCTGCTTTATTGGAAGTTGATGAAACAAGCAGACTTTGGTACTCATTCAAAGTGGGATTCATGTCGTATGCAGGGGACAATGTCCATCCCTTTGCAGTCAACAGAAAGCCGTGATTGCGGAAATGGTCATCACTATTACCGATACATATATTGAAAGCCACACGGCGATAGAGCTCCTGTAAATTATTTTCCACATCCGTACAATTCCGAATAATGAAATCAACAATATCCCAATAACCGTGTCCAGTAATGGCATTGTCTCCATCATTAAGCCCTAATAAAGTCATTGCAGAAGCAAAGTGAATCCGTTTTCCGTTTTGAACTCTATCAAAGCGTTGCGAAAGCAATGTATGATATTTTTCTCCGGTAGCCAACACTTTAGTTTTCGCTGCATTTATACCAGCTTTTACAGCCAGAAGATGACTGAAATGTTCCCAGAATCCGGCATCGTAATCATCTTTGCGAGAAGGGAACTTAGCTATGTATAGTGTTTTATCCGCATCTATCACGCAGGCTTTCGGCCTTGCTCCGCCCAATGAAGACCCATGTTGCACAAGTTGTGTAATCCACTTTCTATCGGGCAGCACGTTATTTTCTTCACATTTCTCAATCTCCGCACTGGCTGCAATCAATTCTCGAATATCCGTCAAAGGTGGAATTTTCAACGACTCACTCACATTTATAAACTCCCCATTGAGTTCTTCCTTGAAACGGAAAGCTCCCATTCGAGAGAAGTCATCGATGCCAGTCAAAAAATCGAAAGAGGATAGTCGTCGTACCCGTCGCTTTTCCTCCATTGCTGCAATTTGCTCACAACGCAGCAACAAGGTACGCCCCCAACGATCCGGCAAAGCATCAGAAAAACATCCGAATATATCTTTCTCCGGTTGCGTATATTGTTGTCCTGGATAATTGTTCAGGTCATCGCTCAAAAACAAATCCCCATGCTTTTTCAACCATTCATCGCTAAATGTAAAACAATAGCTGTCAGAGCCACGAAGAGATTCATACCTCAACTCGCCTATAAGCTTTATCTCCTTCAGCCAATCAAAATCGGCATAAACATATAGTTTTTTCATCGCCTATTCCTTTTTTGAGGCACGTTCCCTCGTCTTCAAACTCAAATCCTGCAAAGCTTTCCCCAACTTGTCTTCTTTAGCCAGCCACAGAATGTCATCGTCAAGTTGTAAAGCATACAGCACACGCAAATAAATTCCGATTGCTACTGTCGGTGCGCCTTTCTCTATTCGGGATACGGTCAACGGAGAACAGGTGGCACGTTCCGCCACCTGAGCCACACTCAGATTCCTGCGCAAACGAGCCAGTTTAATCTGCTCTCCCACGACCTGCATCTTCTGCTCCAATTTTCTGGGCAATTTAGTGCCCATAGTATTTTTTGTCATAGTCAATTAATTATATAATATACAATTTTACTCATTTTTACATATTTAATGATATATTAAATATAAAAATATATGGTCAAAAGAAAATAGTTAGCTAAACAGCACTTGGTACCCCACAAATGCCAATATCCACCAAATTTTGAATATAAAACATATCTTATAGGTTTTTCCATTCCAAATATTACTACTCTCACAGAGCGAATCATTGTCACAAACCAATTTACTTCAAAATAATTTTCCACATTCTCCCAAAAATCACTACTGCATCCTTCTTATTAAGCCTCCTTTTACTGTAACAGCTAAAAGAGGGAAGAAAAGAGCTGGCTTCGCAAAAAACATCTGTACAAATGATTTTCTCTTTCGGCTACAACTACAAGCAAGATTAATACGCAAACTCATCTCCGGAGATTGCGAAGCAAAAGAGAGTGATTTCTCTTTTGCCCCTCCGTTTGAAGACAAACTAAGGTTAAAAACGTTTTCAACATACAGTAAGTTCGCTAATGCATATATTATACTTTTGAATAAATAATGAAAATCAGATTATAAAACAAGAAAGTTCAACGATGGCATCCAGAATTTCTTTTATATTTACAATGAGTAGTAGCGTAGTCAAGAGCAGACATGACTAAATTTTAAACGCTCTAAATCGTACCCAATTGAACGATTTTGTGCAAATTCGACATATAAGTTTTTGAACTTGAAATAGTTTTTTTTGGGGGGGGGTATAGGTTCATCAACCTCCTCTCTTTTCAGAATTTTGTCGGTTAGTAAATCAATTATTAACCCTCAAAATTTTGTCATCATGTTTTCAATTCACATCAAAGGCCAACGCAATCCCAACCGGATCGATATGGTAAAACTCTCCATCATCTTCTACAAATCCGGATGTATCCGCTGCTCGAAAGTCATCTACATCAGCGGCCCTTATGAGGAGTGGGATAACCGAACCGAGAGTTTCCGGAGTCCGTCACCCGAGTACGTTGCCAAGAACAAACTCCTTCAATACGAACGCCTCAAATACCTCAAGGTCGCCGAGAAATGGGAAGCCGAGAAGAAGAACTGGATCGCCAATGAGCTCAGCCACTATTACGACAAGCAGGAGAAGTCCCGAAACCGCTACACCACCGTATCGGAGATGATCGATAAGATTGTAGATGGACTGCTTCATCAGGAGCGCTTCAAGAACAGCCGAATCCTGACCAGCGTAACCACGGCCGAGAATTATAGCTATCTGAAGAAAGCGCTTTACCGGTTCGCAAAAATCAAATACCATAGGGACTTCTCCAAATACATGTTCCGGGATATCGATGAGCGATTCCTGCGCGAGTTCACCGTCTACGAACAGATGCGCGGTTCGCGCAACGGCAACAACGGAGGCATTCAGCAAAAGCTCAAGGTGCTACAGGCGACTTGTGCTAAAGCGAAAGATGAAGGCATCTACGGCGTGCATCTTTCGGCATTTATTCCACTCAAACGAAAAGTCCGATCCCGGTTTACGCCCCCCAAGCCATATCGCATGAAATCATTCAACAGATCGAACAAGTTGACCGAAACATCCTGAAACAACCGGAAAAATTATTCCTCGACTTGTTCCTATTCAGCTACTATGCTTGCGGGATGTCACCGATCGACATCTGTTTTCTGGAAAAGGACCGAATTAAAGACGGGATGATCATCTACGAACGGATTAAACTCGACCGCGTTGCCCAGGTGCTGCTGATTGACAAGGCGGCCGAGATTATCGAGCTTTACAGGACTGAAGGCTATATGAACTATGTCTTTCCGATCTTCAAATGGAAGAAGATGGACCATGCGCATCTGTATGCTACAGTCAGCCGTGTCAGCTGCAAGGTCAACAGAACCCTGTAAAAGATCTGCGACCATCTTGGTATCCGAGAGAAGATCTACTGGAGTTCTGCCCGCAGCAGTTTCATCGCCAAGATGGTCAACGACGGTTATCACCCTCTCCAGATCGCCGAGCAGGTTGGAAACTCACCGCAGGCCATTTACATGTATTACTACACGATCACAAACAAGGAAGACGTAAGGGACGGGATGAATAAAATATTAGGAGAAAATGCACCCTGCTCAAAATAAACATTATTTTATTTGCATAATTCGCAATAAATAAATATCTTCACTCAAAATTAATCGGATAAATGACCAAAGAGATAAATCCATTCATCGTAACCGGCAAGATAGCACCGGCATACTTCTGCGACCGAGTGCAGGAGTCGGCTCGGCTCATCAAGTCGCTGACTAATGGCAACAACATGGTTATCATCTCACCTCGCCGTATGGGCAAGACGGGATTGATCCAGTTCTGCTACGAAAAGCCGAAGATCAGAAAGGAATATTACACGTTTTTCATCGACATCCTGCACACGTCTAGCCTGCGGGAGTTCACCTATCTGCTCGGCCGCGAGGTATATGAGACCCTCCTACCCCGCAGCGAGAAGATGACGAAGCTGTTTATCCAAACACTCAAGTCGATCAGCGGCAAGTTCGGGTTTGACCCGATCACAGAACTACCCACGTTCAATGTCGAATTGGGAAACATCGAGCGGCCGGAATCCACATTGGAGGAGATTTTCCAACTGCTGGCTTCCGCCGATAAACCGTGTATTGTAGCCATCGACGAGTTTCAACAGATAGCAAAATATCCGGAGAAAAATATCGAGGCATTGCTTCGCACTCACATTCAGAAGATCAGCAACTGCAACTTCATCTTCGCCGGGAGCGAGCGCCACATGATGCAGGAAATGTTTATGTCTTCGGCCCGACCGTTTTACCATAGTGCCGACACCATGGAACTGAATGCGATTGTTCCCGAAATATACATTCCGTTTATCGTCGGACATTTCGAGTCACGCAATCGACGCATCAGCAGCGAGAATGTCGAGAAGGTCTACAACCTCTTCAAAGGGCATACTTACTATATCCAGAAGACATTCAATGAGGCTTTTGCCGATACTGTCGAAGGAGACGAATGCACCATCGAGACGCTCCGTACCGCAGTCAACAACCTGATTGCCTACAACGACACCATCTTCCGGGAGATTTTATCCAACATCCCGGAAAAGCAAAAAGAGTTACTTTATGCAATCGCCAAG is a window encoding:
- a CDS encoding helix-turn-helix domain-containing protein, which translates into the protein MEKFRISPTEVSVPEPILQDKEREYLSCEQVADLMGICRTTVYRYCISGKMNCIKMNRKIFIQRSDIRGLFEHPQPYKVKPLYRKPITEFYSMREITEKYGVSESMVYNIVSTQRIPKGLSQGKTIYSKKHVDKHFAAKLPDPQVAEWYTVEEIREKYGMSLSAVYSFTSEYGIPRKKNGGKTYYSKAHTDTHLRMRQPDPTIKEWYSMEEIIAKYDLTPGFVSNLIYKNPIPKIRRGNKGYYSKADFDRLVREKQLVPEYYTVEEAMAKYNLTRDQLYHYVRFHNIPKIQEGRYIKISKPELDVLFAQPNTL
- a CDS encoding AAA family ATPase gives rise to the protein MTKEINPFIVTGKIAPAYFCDRVQESARLIKSLTNGNNMVIISPRRMGKTGLIQFCYEKPKIRKEYYTFFIDILHTSSLREFTYLLGREVYETLLPRSEKMTKLFIQTLKSISGKFGFDPITELPTFNVELGNIERPESTLEEIFQLLASADKPCIVAIDEFQQIAKYPEKNIEALLRTHIQKISNCNFIFAGSERHMMQEMFMSSARPFYHSADTMELNAIVPEIYIPFIVGHFESRNRRISSENVEKVYNLFKGHTYYIQKTFNEAFADTVEGDECTIETLRTAVNNLIAYNDTIFREILSNIPEKQKELLYAIAKDGEAEKITSAEFIKRHSLTSASSVQSATNKLLEKDIITEINKVYSVTDKLFAMWINGIYGTKYNIS
- the mnmE gene encoding tRNA uridine-5-carboxymethylaminomethyl(34) synthesis GTPase MnmE, which encodes MIPDHDTIVAPATAAGGAIAVVRVSGREAFTLCDRLFRGRKPLAGAEGYTVHYGEIMDGDRIVDDVLATVFRAPHSYTGEDSVEISCHGSSYIVSEILRLLTAAGGRMAQPGEFTIRAYLAGKLDLSQAEAVADTIAASSRAAHALASTQMRGGYSDELEQLRDKLLNLTSLLELELDFSEEEVEFADRTALRETMQRIGAEIDRLRNSFSLGNAIKEGVAVAIAGAPNVGKSTLLNRLLNEERAMVSEIAGTTRDVIEERANIGGILFRFLDTAGIRSTDDRLERMGIERTMESIRRAQIVIHMIDAPTLAGTLPEPDFTLRPDQKILTVANKIDKASASLNLPENIIAISAKQGTGIDRLCDALHRTVDTEALYHGDPVVSNSRHYEALTTAREALDRALDGLGNDLPADLLSEEIRQVIHHLGSITARGSIAPDEVLQNIFSKFCIGK
- a CDS encoding helix-turn-helix domain-containing protein, which gives rise to MQQTELSFDRLPEAIARLIDEVAQLRESLQRLGKPPSALSRPIGIDEACAIVMKAKPTVYKLVHQGLIPHCKIGHKLYFQEDELLEWIAKGKKKGITETKSDIETQMLRGVKHKPQSFTF
- a CDS encoding helix-turn-helix domain-containing protein, with product MTKNTMGTKLPRKLEQKMQVVGEQIKLARLRRNLSVAQVAERATCSPLTVSRIEKGAPTVAIGIYLRVLYALQLDDDILWLAKEDKLGKALQDLSLKTRERASKKE
- a CDS encoding phage integrase SAM-like domain-containing protein, which translates into the protein MFSIHIKGQRNPNRIDMVKLSIIFYKSGCIRCSKVIYISGPYEEWDNRTESFRSPSPEYVAKNKLLQYERLKYLKVAEKWEAEKKNWIANELSHYYDKQEKSRNRYTTVSEMIDKIVDGLLHQERFKNSRILTSVTTAENYSYLKKALYRFAKIKYHRDFSKYMFRDIDERFLREFTVYEQMRGSRNGNNGGIQQKLKVLQATCAKAKDEGIYGVHLSAFIPLKRKVRSRFTPPKPYRMKSFNRSNKLTETS
- a CDS encoding site-specific integrase; this encodes MKNTFKVGFYAKKPRNKNQEKWMIYARITICGQKCQFSTTYKVRSELWNVAKHKAIGDSLEAIELNSLLDYLRARIILSYNTRINTSKNVSPHLIKSDIFGSINRDSMLLLFFRDWNENRKRQIGYGIKQSTHNKYELTVRRLEEYILMTYNVHDVSFQRITLKFILNFESFLQIKYRMSHSSVGKLVKIFKRIILIAIEEGIMQHNPFRYHKTKSDTPARVFLNENELGRVISVRLDSRRLDRVRDIFLFCCFTGLSYADLLKLNNRDIHIGSDGTKWIIMKRLKTSTESRIKLMELPTRILEKYRNFRKGKSLLPVISNANFNKYIKEIASICEIHKRITVHTARHTFATTVALSNGLPIETLSKVLGHKTIRTTQVYAQILDDKINEDMGILDRSLMRLQSQFCLERLLNGVM
- a CDS encoding virulence RhuM family protein, which gives rise to MKMKTNPMNERGFIEIKRDEQGQTNVEILLADHTLWLSKQQMADLLEVRVSVISNSLQTIIQSGILQEEAVSCVHKDGRQREVILYNLDAFISVCFRINSQNAEAVREWAMKTIWGFCRFKYQELMMESFGKKEKKYIVS
- a CDS encoding site-specific integrase; this encodes MSPIDICFLEKDRIKDGMIIYERIKLDRVAQVLLIDKAAEIIELYRTEGYMNYVFPIFKWKKMDHAHLYATVSRVSCKVNRTL
- a CDS encoding site-specific integrase, which produces MGTKITLRRKPITRGRESLYLEFYPAIRCPETMKMIYKEYLGIYIFQNPQNLIQKEYNDEMLLKAEGIRSMRVQAVINEQYGFLDKHKLKGDFLAFFRSVVARKDPKWRMVYRHFERFAGGKCTYGEVTVELCRKFREYLTTTHQLKFTKKKMRRNSAASYFSTFRALLKVAYRDKLIRENVNDFLEKLEYEDTRREFLTLDELKRLADTPCDIPMLRRAAIFSCFTGLRISDILQLEWKDISQASDGGWWMRIRTEKTETEATLPISDEALEYCGTPGTGKVFAGLERSMTQHPLFKWIRKAGIERHITFHCFRHTFATLQIALGTDIFTVSKMLTHRNVSTTQIYAELVNEKKRESANKISLK
- a CDS encoding type II toxin-antitoxin system HipA family toxin, whose amino-acid sequence is MKKLYVYADFDWLKEIKLIGELRYESLRGSDSYCFTFSDEWLKKHGDLFLSDDLNNYPGQQYTQPEKDIFGCFSDALPDRWGRTLLLRCEQIAAMEEKRRVRRLSSFDFLTGIDDFSRMGAFRFKEELNGEFINVSESLKIPPLTDIRELIAASAEIEKCEENNVLPDRKWITQLVQHGSSLGGARPKACVIDADKTLYIAKFPSRKDDYDAGFWEHFSHLLAVKAGINAAKTKVLATGEKYHTLLSQRFDRVQNGKRIHFASAMTLLGLNDGDNAITGHGYWDIVDFIIRNCTDVENNLQELYRRVAFNICIGNSDDHFRNHGFLLTAKGWTLSPAYDMNPTLNEYQSLLVSSTSNKADLSILFDACEKYMLNQKTAEKIISEMIGAVKGWRELAIRLGISKREIDMFGRVLDARNILK